The DNA window GCAGCAATTCCAGCAAGTCCAGAGATGACAATATTTTAAGGATGccaaaatccaaaataaataacccttttaacaattaaaaatcAACATAGAACGAAACAAGGTTagagaatattttttgtttcctcACCTGTAAACTTTGATGGTCTGCTGTGAATAAATAATACCAATTACAGTCTTGACAATAAAGACGTTTCCCTTCCACTTTCAATATGACGTTTACCACACTTCCAACTGCGGGTCACCCAGACTGACCAATGGGAACGCCTTTCGTCATGCAGGTTGAGCCTATGATAGGTGACGTTTTCCTTGTTTTACCCGCCTTCCTTGACGTAGTAATGTCGTACTTACGGCATGGCTTTTGCTGCGCCGATCAAACGGTTTAGCTTGGGAGAAAAAATACGTTTTGTTGGAAAACTGGAAGATACATCCAAATGCGATATTCATTTTTGGATCTATAGCTGTTAGTAATTGCATTGTGGTGAAGACGCTTTTCTGCTCGAAGTGCTATTTCGTATAGTAAAACTGTCAGTGTATAACGCAGGGATATTTTTTGTTGACCCGGCTTGTAACTTAACTAGCCAGCATCTGAACTGCAATGTATCTAAAATAGTCGTATTACGATAGGCAATGAAAAGATGAAATAAGCATTTTTAACTTACCTTTTCTGGGTGACATACTAGCATACACGCCGTGCAGCAATCAAGAACTAACAAACTGGAATTTACAAAAGCGGAAATGTCCcatgtgcaattttattttttccagtgaGTTACATTATCACAATGGGAAAAATAGATGTTAAAGTTCGTATAATcacaaatttgtattttaacaaTAGATGCACCTTGCCAATAAACTAGTTGATTGACTTTTATTACAATATGGGGGAGGAAGATACACTCAAATACCTGGTCAAGTTAACGCAAGAGGGacaattgtctctaatcagaaAGGTGTTAagtgaaaaggaaaacattcGGAATTTGATCAAAAGGAAACATTTCGGAAAATCTGGAGACACGTTGCTACATTATGCTGCTAGACACGGTCACCTGGAAGTCTTAAAGTTTTTAATGGAAGACACCGGTTTGGACATAGAGCTTCATAACAGCGATTATAAGACGGCTCTGCACGAAGCGGCGTCAATGAGTCACAGGGAATGCGTGGTGTATCTCATTGCGAAAGGGGCGAATATAGACCGTTTAAAGAAGGCAGACTGGTAAGACTTTGATTAATGATGAATCAGGTCGTACAACcacagtttgtgttattgttggAAATGCCAACCTGCAGCTCATTTTCATCGTGTTCGGCATACTGCAGTACTTGGACATAATACAGTAGACTGCATACACtctggacacatagcagctctatttatattgcgttttgtctgagtttattttattctattgcattattatctattattatgtaatcttatttttgtgatttttatctcCCCCGGTGAGCtcatagaaaagacatttcattgccagtaACTACTGCTACATGCTGTATtgatgtgcatttgataaataaaccttgatgATTTTTTAGCACTTACATGAATTTTGATTGAAGGTGCAAGTAGGATCACTCTCTGCATACAGCCTGACAATAATTCATCATGTCAGAGTAAGTAGTGAAGATGAATAGTGAATGACGTAATTTGGGAGACTTTTTTAACTAGTGATGTATATTGTAGACAAACAcctgtagcgtttacaggttcttttcagcaaaaaggaccagtggagacgcGGTTCACAAACCAAGCACTAACTTTATTCATTAACAACcactcaaaataaaacataggatatacacgcacatgacgagactgacggaacacgtacacaactttagggtggtaattacttaacaacacgctatacttttataagactacacagggcactagaactactaggacattatttacacaggtagggtcagccgctggtcatcgtgctgaccctcagactctccccggctaccactcccagcatgcccagcggtactacgagcgcctaggggcgcttcctcctcaccaccaggcgagggcgttacacacCACTTACAGAGAGACTATATATATGTACAAAACAGGTTTAGTCACACCCGAAGAGGGCTCATCAGAGAtttaatctttacttgttcctaactAAAACAGttctaacttttaaaaaatgttatagcTAAATGGCTGTTAAAAGTAGCCTACATTTTGTTAAACAAACTTATACGGTCTTGTTATATGTTTAAAACATGATGAAATGAGAAATTAGTCCATAGTTGTCCACCAGGGGGCTTCCTGAAGAATAACCGCAAACCCCTTGCTGTTCCGGTTTAGAAAAATAACAAGAGTACGACACTTCTGTATTTACCTTCCAGAAACCAAACTGAACAAATCTGGTACATGAAGAAAACCTGGAGTCTGCTCGACTCTTAATCTCTCATTCTGAATATCCAGCAATGTGTGCACAATGCCCCcttaacatttaacataaaGACCCGAGCCCTGGATTTGTAATTTGCTCAGGCTGTAAGAACTGATCCACGCTGTTAGCATCTGCCCCTTGGCATTAATAACATGAGTTATTAGTATGCAAGAATTAGCATATAGGCTTGCGTTCATGGTAATAAATAGAATTTCAAGTTCTAAGAGCACCTGatgattctttgttttttttttattctaaactAAAGTAGAAGTTACTTATTGTCTGTGGTGTCCATTTGGCAATGCCAAGTCTAGTCAATGTGGCTGATTAGTACAGGCCTTTTCTATTCACAGAAACTGCTGCAAATGTGTACTCAAAAACACATTCTTGTCAAGtggttcttttttattatttcagccCACAGCACCAATAAGACAAGTCAGTGATGCAGTTCTCACGAGTAGCACTTCACACTCAGTTGGTGAGCCACATGCAGTAGGTCACCCTTGTGTAGCATCATGTAGATGATATTCTTGCCTCAAGGTCATGCGAATCCAGCAGTGCCGAATTGTGCAACACCATTGCGAATCCCATTCACAAAGCTGTGCTCCAAATGGGCACATTTACTTGTTGGATCACGTAGAAACCAGATTGAAATGTGTTTTGccttaaaaaaatatcagatcAAGAATTATTTACCCACCAAAAATCTTAAAACCTGTGTAAATGTGGgtcattctacagtatgttaatatgTTTGTAATCCAAATTATAGTCCCTTTTAAGAATTTAACACATCGTTAGTTTTTCTCTCCTTGCAGGACGCCTCTCATGATGGCCTGTACAAGGAGAAACCTTGATGTTATCAAAGAATTGATTGAAAATGGAGCAAAGCCAGCGCTGAAGAACAAAGATGGTTGGAACTCTTTCCACATTGCATGCCGAGAAGGAGATCCCTGggtcatacagtacctgctggaCACCTGCTCAGGAGTGTGGAAGACGGAGAGCAAGACTCTCAGAACTCCACTGCACACTGCAGGTAAATCAGGAATGAACAGATCTGTCTTCTCAAATTTATCTTCTTCATAGGCATGAGTACAAAGACGGTTTCATGCAGTACCTAAAAGATTGACAATAAAGAATTATGTGTATTATTAGATGGGGATAATTTTAGTCAAAATGCCCTATCTATGGATCTTGTTGTTCTCCAATAAGTAGTTATCCTAATGTGTTAAGTCTACAGCTCTTGGTGTAATGTATTCCAAATGAATTATTTCATCCTGCGCTAAGTATCTATGTTCTTTTTAAAGAGTGTAATagaattattcattattcaaagtaaattaaaaatagatcAAAGATTAAGACTGTTAAAGGGGGAGAAAAGGGGAATGAGAGTGATAAGATCAGCTGGGGGTGATCTTATCACTGTCCTAATGGTAGTTGTCTAAAGATAAGTGGTATATATTacataaacacaaaatattgaTCATCTGTATACTAAAATCTAATTCTATTGCTGGAGGCAAACAGCagcttggaaaaaaaatcagaaaagtgAGAACTGCCAAAACAAACAGCTAAGCCTGGAAAAATACAGATGATGTCACGCTGCTCGGGGTAATCAATGCATATAAGTCCCTGTAAGTACTGAAAGGCAGGCACAAATTCAGAAACCGTCAGTGTGTGAAATGTTCATGAATCAGAGGATTTCACTGTTGCCGAAATTAAGCTGCTGTATGCAATATAGCATCTAGGAAGGGGAATAAATTGATATGAATGTCTTGAAAATTATAGTTCAATAATCTCTGAGCtttggttttgaaaattgtacatCTGTTAAACAAACCCTATTTATGACATCTGCTTTGGAAACAAAGGCAGAGTTGGATAGCAGAGCTAACAGAGGTCAGAAAGTTAAAAGCTGAGGTCAGGTGGATATCAGTAGATAtaagaaagtactgtaaattaaatctgttaaatgtGTTACCTAAAGCTGATGTGTTCTAAATAGCAAAGGTATCACAGTTTGTCTTATttgtgcctccaaaagcattttttttcagaatgcattGGAATTATGAATTCCATTATGAATGGAATAACAGAATTATtctggatttattttaaagtccTACTTTTTCTTTCTAGCAATGCATGGATGTGACGAGGTTGTTAATATACTGCTCGACAGGTAAGTTTGATAACTGATTGCTCACATTTTGAATACAGACAAACAAGCCTATGAATTTCAAAACAGATTGTGTTAAGGTCTTCCAAAGTTAGCACTGCTTATGCAGGGCAGTGACATGGGTGAGGTTAGTAGGccaaacagagaaaaacaatgtGATTTCTGTGCCAGGAACAGCAATGTGATGACAAAGAACATAATGCTGAATTGTGTAATATGTGATCCTGTTTATTCAGTAATACTGAGTAACAGGATAgctgaattaaataaattaacatgaaacatgATCTGAGCTGCTGTATTATATTAAACCAATTTTTCTGAACATCATACAATATTTTACAAGCTGGTTGATAATGGAGGATAATGATGGCGGGGGTATCAGCCatttctgtgtgtgactgtTAACGGAATCAATTACTTAATATCAAGTGATTTAAGAGTAGTACTGTAGTTTGCATTTTCATCTATTGTTTTGTATGGGCATATTTGTAACTGTagcattcattttcagatgcAATTATGAACCTGACTACAGAGACAGCTGTGGAGTGACTCCTTTTATGGATGCTGTAAGAAATGGTCACATTTCAATCGCAAAAAGCTTGATGGAAAAACACCAGGTAGGTGATTAGAGAACCTGTTTTTCCAGCTTACTCACCTTGCTTGCAGATTTAGGTAGATAGTGCCTtttatgagattttttttataatttgtcaCTTTATGGCTGgaatttttggttttgtttaaaatagtcttcatatattgtaagaatgctgtatttcattaaaaaataacttgttaACTGTTTATGGAACAATAGATACAAGCAACGGGTCATACTGTAGCTAGAGAACAGCTACACTCCCTTTCCAAAGTAACACCGGAAATCCTGAAAGACACATTAAATTAGAATTTATATTAACTTTGTTTATGCATTGTAACACAAGACCTccaagtgaaaaataaatgctCAAATGTTCTGAAATGTAATCACAAATGAAAGCCTAGAAAATAGGATCCCTTTGCATTCTGTTGTGGCCAAGCAGAGACTCCAGGCTGTACACGTCTACTGGTAGTGCATAAAATGAACAGTTCAAGTAggaagctgtgtcagcatgcgtaggctgcagaggacACACACCTGAAAGGCGCACACACCcgaggaaggctccacagccgaaaagttgtttcttttcctctcttttcagcatggaataaacctttacttgttcctttccataaaataaacacccatccacccattttctaacctcttcatccaATTCGAGGGGGAACTGGAGCCCATTTACCAGCAAGCAACGGTTGCAAGGACAATCCATCGTGAAGGAGACAGAGACGCACACGCAAATACAGCTCATACTCCCACACCAGGCCACTTGTACCAGAAACCAAAGATGTGGTGCATTAagtctactcagctagatgtcttaagaaggccaggtccattctcaaggaccccagtcatcccagtcacaaaccgttttccctcctaccgtccggTAAACGGTACCGAAGCATTCAGACCAAGTctaacagactacggaacagcttctacctccaggcaataagactgcaaaatagccaacctgcagctcctttaggaaatcacctgtaatggctacatggacattcAGCATAACcacactacttgtatatattgcatacaccatggacagcagctctactcatattgagttttattcaatttctattacacctattattatgtaaccttattttcgtaacctcaattttgtgatttttgtgagctcgcagaaaagacatttcattgccagcaactactgctgcacgctgtattgttgtgcatttgataaattaactttgatttgatttggttttctttgtatttgtgatTATTAGGCCTCTTTCACAGCTGTGGATAACCTGGGAGCTCAGCCCTTACACCAGGCAGCAGTCACTGCTCAGGAAGATGCACTGCGCTTCCTTGTCGAGGACCTGGGGGTGAATGTGAATGAAAAAGCCACTGACATCAAGCTGACAGCTCTGCACTATGCTGCAAAGGTGAGCGCCTTTCATATTTCTaccactttaaagaaaaacctTTACAATGAGGTGTCATTCTAGGGCTCCATCTGTCATGATGAGTTGCAAGCAGGTTACTGAAGCAAGTATCCAACCTTTACATACATTAAATATAAGTAACCCAAACTGAAGCTTGAcagagcagcttgttccagatttcCACAGTCCTTGGTGCAAAAGAGTGCCTCCTATTCTCAGTTTGTGCACTTCTTTGTAGTTTCCACTTCAGGCCGCCGATTTATATTTCACTGACGTTTCCGACAGTGTCAGCTGACTGTCATTGGCTTTGAAGACTTTGAATACTTGGTCAGGTCTCCATGTTCTCTTCACCATTCATTACAAAAATGTTCAGTTGTTTTAGGGGTTTCCAGTCCTGTTCCTGAAGGTTCAGCATGTTTGTGGGTTATCTAGGTCTGCTTAAAATGAACAGCATCAGAACTGGTCTGATTAAAGCCAATAATCGGACCAATTCACAACCCTTGTTTACTAATTTCCAGATATCGACTCCCCAACTCCAAAACCAACAGATTTAAGTTCTGATtcatacctttttttttcttctgtccacctgtacaccaacactgctgctgtaaaacactcCAAAAAATCCAAACACTGGATTTTTTTATTGAACTATTTTACTCCGTGCTTCCTTTCTCCATATATTTATCCTCAGTGATCCATTAAACCATTTTGTCCATTGCGTTTTATCCTTCAGTTTACTTGCAGGATGCATGTATTCTTGCTTTAAGCAGACCAGATTTAAATTATTTCCGCTCAGTGGAAATAATTACTGATACTGATTTCATATCTCTCTTATCCGATTGTGTTTTTCATAAACATATTCTTGCTCATAACCCGTTTTCATTAAATTGTACACTTTTGTTTTGGACTTGACCAAGAGCATTTTCTTCAAATCATACCAAATTATGATCACAGTTCCCCTGTGGTTTGCTTATCCCTGTATGCCTTGCTCTATCTTGTTTGAAGAGATGGTATCAATACTAACTTTCATGTACAGTTTGTTCTCTGACAAACTGAGTAGGATAGTAAACATTAGT is part of the Lepisosteus oculatus isolate fLepOcu1 chromosome 7, fLepOcu1.hap2, whole genome shotgun sequence genome and encodes:
- the ankrd16 gene encoding ankyrin repeat domain-containing protein 16, which gives rise to MGEEDTLKYLVKLTQEGQLSLIRKVLSEKENIRNLIKRKHFGKSGDTLLHYAARHGHLEVLKFLMEDTGLDIELHNSDYKTALHEAASMSHRECVVYLIAKGANIDRLKKADWTPLMMACTRRNLDVIKELIENGAKPALKNKDGWNSFHIACREGDPWVIQYLLDTCSGVWKTESKTLRTPLHTAAMHGCDEVVNILLDRCNYEPDYRDSCGVTPFMDAVRNGHISIAKSLMEKHQASFTAVDNLGAQPLHQAAVTAQEDALRFLVEDLGVNVNEKATDIKLTALHYAAKEGHSNAIKTLISLGADLLAKDAKGRSVLHMACAGQHAEAVRILLQAGLSDTEDSSGTTAKHFIKKPDVLKVFEEVLGDSNEPKLN